The proteins below come from a single Papaver somniferum cultivar HN1 chromosome 11, ASM357369v1, whole genome shotgun sequence genomic window:
- the LOC113322636 gene encoding probable aspartyl aminopeptidase: protein MATMMMHHRFQILRNSSPILSYSLLPKYPSSSSFFRRTPPCSYKNHHHHQLKFFSNRQFSTSTTPLFCSKSSSDLISEVVVQNKTSIVGDLLDYLNESWTHFHATAEAKKQLLAAGFHLLNESEEWDLKPGGRYFFTRNMSCLVAFAVGEKYTAGNGFHAIAAHTDSPCLKLKPKSASLKSGYLMVNVQTYGGGLWHTWFDRDLSVAGRVIVKAGDGSYEQKLVKVKRPLLRVPTLAIHLDNTVNKDGFKINLETQLIPLLATKLEEPSTESKDKAKVYHHPLLMQILSDELGCGVEEILGMELNVCDTQPSCLGGGNDEFIFSGRLDNLASSFCALRALVDSCVSPGSLASEQAIRMVALFDNEEVGSNSAQGAGAPTMFQAMRRIVGCLGNECAREGVFERALHRSFLVSADMAHGVHPNFADKHEENHRPELHKGLVIKHNANQRYATSGITAFLFKEVAKMQNLPTQEFVVRNDMGCGSTIGPILASGVGIRTVDCGIPQLSMHSVREVCGKEDVDIAYKHFKAFYQTFSSIDKKLSVD, encoded by the exons ATGGCAACGATGATGATGCATCATCGTTTTCAAATCTTGAGGAATTCATCTCCAATCCTCAGTTATTCGTTATTACcaaaatacccttcttcttcttccttctttcgcCGTACTCCTCCTTGCTCTTacaagaatcatcatcatcatcaactcaAGTTCTTCTCCAATCGCCAGTTCTCCACCTCCACTACCCCTCTGTTCTGCTCCAAATCTTCTTCAGACCTAATTTCCGAGGTTGTGGTGCAGAACAAGACGTCTATAGTTGGGGACTTGCTGGATTATCTGAACGAGTCATGGACTCATTTCCATGCTACTG CTGAAGCAAAGAAACAGCTATTAGCTGCTGGGTTTCATTTGCTAAATGAGAGTGAGGAATGGGACCTTAAACCTGGTGGTCGTTACTTCTTTACTCGGAATATGTCTTGTTTGGTTGCATTTGCGGTCGGAGAAAA ATACACTGCAGGTAATGGTTTTCATGCAATTGCTGCTCACACTGATAGCCCGTGTCTGAAACTGAAGCCCAAGTCTGCATCGTTGAAATCGGGATATCTTATGGTCAATGTACAAACTTATGGAGGTGGTTTATGGCATACATGGTTTGATAGGGATTTAAGTGTCGCTGGAAGGGTTATAGTCAAAGCTGGTGATGGGTCCTACGAGCAGAAGCTTGTGAAAGTTAAGAGGCCTTTGTTACGAGTTCCAACATTAGCTATCCATCTTGACAA CACAGTAAACAAGGATGGGTTCAAAATAAACCTAGAGACTCAGCTCATTCCACTTCTTGCAACAaagttggaggagccatctacggaGTCCAAGGATAAGGCAAAAGTGTATCATCATCCACTGCTAATGCAG ATTTTGTCAGATGAGCTGGGCTGTGGAGTTGAAGAAATCTTAGGCATGGAGTTGAATGTTTGTGATACCCAGCCCAGCTGCCTTGGAGGTGGAAACGATGAATTTATTTTTTCTGGTAGACTGGACAACCTTGCTTCAAGTTTTTGTGCATTGAGAGCTCTAGTTGATTCTTGCGTGTCACCTGGATCTTTGGCAAGTGAACAGGCTATCCGGATGGTTGCTTTATTTGATAatgaagag GTGGGATCTAATTCAGCACAAGGAGCTGGTGCACCTACAATGTTTCAGGCCATGAGACGTATAGTTGGTTGCTTGGGTAACGAGTGTGCGCGTGAGGGCGTTTTTGAGCGTGCACTTCATCGATCTTTCCTCG TTTCTGCTGACATGGCTCATGGGGTTCACCCAAATTTTGCTGATAAACATGAAGAAAACCACCGGCCAGAATTACACAAGGGGCTTGTCATCAAACACAACGCAAATCAACGCTACGCCACCAGTGGAATAACAGCTTTTCTATTCAAAGAAGTTGCTAAGATGCAAAACCTTCCTACCCAG GAATTTGTGGTGAGGAACGACATGGGATGCGGCTCAACTATTGGCCCCATACTTGCTTCAGGGGTTGGCATCCGTACTGTAGATTGTGGTATTCCACAGCTTTCGATGCACAG TGTAAGAGAAGTATGTGGAAAAGAAGATGTTGATATTGCTTACAAGCATTTCAAAGCATTTTACCAGACATTTTCTAGCATCGACAAGAAGCTAAGCGTCGATTAA
- the LOC113323180 gene encoding CAAX prenyl protease 2-like — MGTSNLVDSLGFPPMENVEEVSISKTMAIIACTSMSILYVAILYSPTLILRLPNPSTLNSFMIRRFICAAVSSVVSIFLCAFLLIPMGKWGLSSLFGLYGIRADHMWNAVVYPLCLTSLLYIGSFFTMLLSPKKSRKEDNENADLFWCLKNFIWGFLEGMTSLTSNVLAWRNYVVAPLTEEVVFRACMIPLLLCGGLKPYTIIFFSPIFFSLAHLNHFLELYFQQNYTFLKASLIVGLQLGYTVLFGSYASFLYIRTGHLIAPVVAHVICNIMGLPMLSSQRKGLSIAATVAGFLGFIWFLFPATNSSLYNYRTDNCLCWHGYCTLS; from the exons atggGAACATCAAATCTTGTTGATTCATTAGGGTTCCCACCAATGGAAAACGTAGAAGAAGTATCAATATCTAAAACAATGGCGATAATTGCATGTACATCAATGTCAATCTTGTATGTTGCAATACTTTACTCACCAACATTGATTCTTCGTCTTCCGAATCCATCTACTTTGAACAGTTTCATGATCCGAAGGTTTATTTGTGCTGCTGTTTCTTCTGTTGTATCAATTTTTCTTTGTGCCTTCCTTCTCATCCCT aTGGGAAAATGGGGTTTGTCATCTTTGTTTGGACTTTATGGCATCCGGGCGGATCATATG TGGAATGCGGTGGTTTATCCTCTCTGCCTGACTTCTCTCTTGTACATTGGGTCCTTCTTTACAATGCTTCTATCTCCAAAGAAATCAAGGAAAGAAGATAATGAAAATGCTGATTTATTCTGGTGTTTGAAAAATTTCATCTGGGGATTTCTTGAGGGCATGACTTCATTAACTTCCAACGTTTTGGCTTGGCGCAATTATGTGGTG GCGCCACTGACAGAAGAGGTGGTATTCAGGGCGTGTATGATACCTTTGCTTCTTTGTGGAGGATTGAAACCTTATACGATCATATTTTTCAGCCCCATTTTCTTTAGCTTGG CACATTTGAATCATTTTCTGGAGCTATATTTTCAGCAAAATTATACTTTTCTCAAAGCCTCCTTGATCGTAG GTCTACAACTTGGGTACACTGTACTTTTTGGTTCATATGCATCTTTTCTCTACATTCGAACAG GACATCTGATAGCTCCTGTTGTCGCTCATGTAATTTGTAACATAATGGGATTGCCAATGCTATCATCACAAAGAAAAG GATTATCAATTGCTGCAACTGTAGCTGGATTTTTGGGTTTTATCTGGTTTCTGTTTCCAGCAACAAATTCCAGCCTGTATAATTACCGAACCGATAATTGCCTGTGCTGGCATGGATATTGCACTTTAAGTTAA
- the LOC113320416 gene encoding protein YIPF5 homolog yields the protein MAKEFNVPPVVFPSGGNPGNGLNHRRAPVAPFTPPKNPNLPFMSFDIGVAASSSSFSAPPIGIDNGSFDDELPLLEELGINTRQIWRKTVSIMNPFRVNSNLYEDSDLSGPFIFLMAFGLFQLLAGKLHFGILLGWVSVASLFLYVVFNMLAGKNGNLDLCRCLSLLGYCMFPIVILSAFSLFIPQGWNGIFVITGVFVFWSTRVCTRLLVELASCGDEHKGLIAYACFLIYMLFSLLVIF from the coding sequence ATGGCAAAAGAGTTTAATGTTCCACCAGTTGTATTTCCGTCAGGTGGAAACCCAGGAAATGGCTTGAACCATAGACGTGCACCGGTTGCACCATTTACACCGCCAAAAAATCCTAATCTTCCATTCATGTCGTTTGATATTGGTGTGGCAgcatcttcttcttcgttctcTGCTCCACCAATTGGTATTGATAATGGATCATTTGATGATGAACTTCCTTTGTTAGAAGAACTTGGTATCAATACACGTCAGATTTGGCGTAAAACGGTATCCATTATGAACCCGTTTAGAGTTAATTCAAATCTTTATGAAGATTCGGATTTATCAGGTCCATTTATATTTCTAATGGCATTTGGTTTATTTCAATTACTTGCCGGGAAACTACATTTTGGGATTTTGTTAGGATGGGTTTCGGTTGCTTCGCTTTTCTTATATGTCGTGTTTAATATGTTAGCGGGGAAAAATGGGAATTTGGACTTGTGTCGGTGTTTGAGTCTTCTTGGTTACTGTATGTTTCCGATTGTGATACTTTCAGCATTCTCACTGTTTATCCCACAAGGTTGGAATGGTATTTTTGTTATTACCGGAGTGTTCGTGTTCTGGTCGACTAGAGTTTGTACGCGACTGCTCGTGGAACTTGCTTCTTGTGGTGATGAACATAAAGGGTTGATAGCGTATGCTTGTTTCTTGATTTACATGTTGTTTTCTTTGTTGGTAATATTCTGA